A section of the Flaviflexus equikiangi genome encodes:
- a CDS encoding ATP-dependent Clp protease proteolytic subunit: MMAPRMPESRYVLPTFEERTPYGYKRQDPYAKLFEDRIIFLGVQVDDASADDVMAQLLVLESQDPDALITMYINSPGGSFTALTAIYDTMQYIKPEVQTVCLGQAASAAAVLLAAGAPGKRLALPNARVLIHQPAMQGVQGQASDIEIVANEIDRMRDWLEQTLADHSGKTKEEVSKDIDRDKILTAQQAKEYGLVDEVLTSRKPKRIEA; this comes from the coding sequence ATGATGGCGCCCCGCATGCCAGAATCTCGCTACGTGCTGCCCACGTTCGAGGAGCGCACCCCTTACGGCTACAAGCGTCAGGACCCGTACGCGAAGCTGTTCGAGGACAGGATTATCTTCCTCGGCGTCCAGGTCGATGACGCGTCTGCCGACGACGTCATGGCCCAGCTGCTCGTCCTCGAGTCGCAAGATCCGGATGCTCTCATCACGATGTACATCAACTCGCCCGGCGGCTCCTTCACGGCGCTCACCGCAATCTACGACACGATGCAGTACATCAAGCCTGAGGTGCAGACCGTCTGCCTGGGACAGGCAGCCTCAGCGGCCGCCGTGCTTCTCGCAGCAGGAGCGCCCGGCAAGCGCCTCGCACTGCCGAACGCACGCGTCCTCATCCACCAGCCCGCCATGCAGGGCGTGCAGGGACAGGCCTCGGATATCGAGATCGTCGCGAACGAGATCGACCGCATGAGGGACTGGCTTGAGCAGACTCTCGCCGATCACTCCGGCAAGACGAAGGAAGAGGTCTCGAAGGATATTGATCGGGACAAGATTCTGACCGCCCAGCAGGCGAAGGAATACGGTCTTGTCGACGAGGTCTTGACCTCGCGAAAGCCGAAGCGCATCGAAGCCTAG